The window CAGAAAACATATTCCAAACCAGGCCTTGTCATATTGCAGCAATGCAAAGTAAGGACTTGTCATCTCACCAGCATTGATATGACTATAGCAGTCGCTTTCTAAACGCCAGCTGATTCTAATCCGATCCCGTCCAGTTTTGCGGAAAACCCAACTTCTTCCAATACCCGTCGGAACGTTTTGCGCCAGTAACTTCCTCTTCTGTCATTACTGTCACGTCCGTGGGGTTCATGAAAGAAACCTACAGCATCTCCAGTTCCGATTGCTGTGTCAGCTTCAAAAACGATGGTTCGTCTTGAGCCACTGGTTCTGCCTCTCATATCAATTCTTGCACCAAGTTTTTTCATAAGACTAAGCGCATCAGAATATTCAAAGGTCGCTGCTTGAAAGAAGTTTCTTACGTCATCCTGATATCTTTCAAAGAAAGTAGACGATCCGCTAGCTTCTTCACCCTTCACACTTACAACTTTTTTGGCTTTAAGTTGAACTTCTAGTGAGGCTTTAAGATCAAATGGTTCCGTGTCAGTTTCTGCATCATCTAAAACGTTTAACTTTTTCTTCACTTCTTTAGAAGATTCCACGAGCACAACGGTTTCTTTTTTAGAAGAGTCTACGAGCACAATGGTTTCTTCTGCAACCACTTCATCTTTTTGTATAGGTTCGCGATTTTTTTCCACTATCTCGACGGCATTTTGGGCTGTTTCAAGCACGAGTGTTCGCATGGAATCATGAAGCATCTGTTGTTCATTCCATTGTTCAATAAAACTTTCGTACTCTTCCAGTTCTTTTAGCTTATCTTTTCTTTCTTTTTTTATTTTCGCAATTTGGAGTTTTTTCTCGTCACTTGAAAGTTTCTCGTCATTATTTGTGTATATTAATAGAGTGTTAACATATTTTTCGCTTAACCTAAGTTTATAAATTTCTTCCTGCGTCTTTTTGTTATTTTTTAGATCGTTATAAGCATCCCAAAAACTACTGATGGCATTACACGTCTTGTGCAGAGGGCCCAAAGTCTCCGAGCTATAGATAAGGTCAACGTTTTGGCAGAAAACAGAACTTGCGTTTATCGAGAATGGGTGAAGAAAATTACATTCATTGTCATTGAAATTTGCATAACAATCTTTTGTAGCCTCATCAATACCGGAAAGTATTCTCTTAATTTTTATTGTAACAAGACCATCTTCGCTTCTACCCATATCAACTTTATCTCTGCAAAGAAGCGTACTGCTTGAATAGATATTTGACAAAATGCCGTCTACTTCTGAAAGATAGCGGCTCTCATTAATTCTGCTGTCTGGTGCTAGCAGCTGTGTCTTTCTATGTGCGTTATTTTTAGAGCTTCTGATATGAAGCTTTAGGCGATCTGTTGCTCGATCGGCCTCGTCTATTAGAGCAATAGTTAAATGAACATTTAGGGAAAATAGCAATTCATCATATTTTTGTTGAAGAATTGGATTATGACGACATTTCAGCGCAAGACTTGTATAAATTGCCATCTTCCTAAGAATCTTAAGATCATCCTTAATACCTACCTCGATAAGGGAGTATTCAGCGCCGGCATTATGTTGAAACAGTTCAGCTATCTCGTCGCTTGCTTGCCGAAAAGCCTCTTTATCTGCGTCACTAAGACTTGCAGACTCTTTATCCGGTTCACTAAGGTTTGCCTCCTCTTTTTGATGACATTCTTGAAGAAACTTCACTGTGCCAAGGAGGTACTCATTATATTCCACCCTCGCTCTTAAAATTGCATCTGCCCGTTTGAGGTGTCCGTCACCTTCTATGGCTGTGGAAAAAAGAGGGTCTTCAGGTTTTGCAGAGGTTTCCTGTACACAAGTGAAGGAACCGATAATTGTAATTATTAAAAAAAATAGTGCAGATACTTCGCTTTTCATCTGACGTTAATACTCCAAAAGTAAATAAAAAGTAACTTTAATTAAATTCAGTATTACGTATATAAACATAAACAGTATAGAAAATACAAGAAAATTATATAATTTTGAGGGGAGCGTTTCAAAATAGAGGGTATTTAGGGTTAAACTATCCGGAGGTCATTACGGATCAGTTGGACAGCAAATCGTGGAGCTCAGAATTGTTTTTGATGACGAAGAACTTATGGTCGTGGGAATACACTTCTACTGCTTTGAATATTCTTTGAGTCTTCGTTTGGTCATAGTTCCAGATCCACTTTAGAAATTTCCAGGTAAGCCTTTCGGGGCAATGTACTGGGATATCTGAGCGTGGGGTTTTCCGGTGGACAATTCTGCGCTTAATGACGCGCCATAGGCATTTATATCGTGGCACATTCAGGAAGATAATAATATCTGCCTCGGGAAACGTAATATCGGCCCTTGAGACATGACTGCCGTCCATGATCCATGTTTTTTGAGATACGAGTTTTTTCAAGTGGATACGCCATTCTGCATCTGTTGGTTCAACCCACCCAGGCTTCCAGTACTCTACATCTAGGTGGGCAACAGGTAATTTAAGAATTTTGTGAAGTTTGCGGGCTGTTGTTGACTTTCCGCTTCCCGCACATCCTAGGACATAAATGCGTTTTGCATTGGATAAACTGGGTATTTCGTGGGGTTTCATTCTTAAAAATCCTTCCACAGGTAGCAAAGTTCTGTATGCACTTTCCTTCCTATTTTTGGATTTAAAGTAACCTCAGAACGAATCCCTCCTTGGGACTCATAAAATTTCTGAGCCTTTGCGTTCTCTTCTAAGGCTAAAGTGTAAAAACTTGAATAATTATGATTTTTAAACCAGTCTTTCCCGGCATCCATTAAGGTTTTCCCGATGTTTTGTCTTTGGTAAGAAACAAGGATATAGATGGCATAAAGCTCACCTGGGGCAAGGTGTTTTAAGTCTCTTGCAGGACCGACATCTATAAAGCCAACAACTTTATCTTGAGCCATAGCCACAAAACATTGTTGGGTCCCTTTTTCGAGAATCTTTTCTCGGAAAGGGCGTAGCTTTGCAAAAGTCATTCGTTTCAGAATTGCAGAGTCTATATAATCTTCGTATGTCGATTGCCAACCAGCTATATGAGCCTTAACAATACCGTCAATATCTTTAGAATTAGCTGGACGAACAGTGATCGCTGTCATTTAGTCACCAGAGGCTTTCTCCAGTTTGGGCTTTGGTTGCTCTGTAACTTCCGGTGCTTCCAAAGTCCGTGGCGTATTTGTCAGCGTTGGAATATCGTCTATAGAGTTAGATTCTGCCGTGGCGCCTAAATCTTTGAATTTCCGGGCGCTGACCAGGACGCGCCGTTCCATGGTGCCAACGGTTTGGTTATAGGATTCGACGGCGCCGCCGAGACTGCGACCCAGACGACCCATATGATTTCCCATATCGGAAAGGCGCTTATAAAGTTCTTTGCCCAGTTCGCTTATTTCCCGGGCATTGTCTTCAAGGCGTTCTTGGCGCCAGCCATAAGAGGCCGCGCGCAAAAGACTTATCAATGTTGTGGGCGTCGCAATAATTACCCGTTGCTCTACGCCTACCTCAATAAGGGTAGGGTCCTGTTCCAGAGCTGCACTGAAGAAGGGTTCACCGGGCAGAAAGAGCACCACAAACTCAGGACTTTCCTCAAACTGATCCCAATAGGCTCGCGAACTGAGGGCGGTAATGTGCGTTCGAATTTGACGCACATGATTTTTCATGGCCTGAAGACGTACTCCATCATCATCGGCTTCAATGGCCTCAAGGTACGCTGATAGAGGAGCCTTTGCATCGATGATTATCTTTTTGCCGCCGGGCATATTGACTACCATATCGGGGCGGAGGCGTTTGTCCTCATCATGTACTGTAACCTGTTCCACAAAGTCACAATGGGCTTGCATGCCAGCCATTTCAACGACTCGACGTAGCTGCATCTCTCCCCAGCGGCCTCGGACATGAGGCGTACGGAGGGCCTTTACGAGATTAGAAGTCTCAGAACGTAATTCTTTTTGGCTTAACAGAAGATCATGTACCTGTTGCTTAAGGCCTGCGTAGGCCCCTACTCGAGCTTTTTCCAGATCTTGAATCTTGGTATCCACATTCTTGAGGCTTTCTTTCATGGGCGTCATCATTTCGCTGATGGAGTTTTGACGTAGCTTCAAATCTGATTGGGCTTGGGTTTGAAATTTTTCCAGGGTGGTTTTCGCCAAATCCATAAAAGATTGATTGTTTTTTTGTAGCGCGTCAGCTGAAAGGGCCCGGAAAGTGTCGCTTAGATGCTTTTGGTTTTCTTGAAATTGAGTTGTTTTTGCTTCTGCTTCAAATTTTGAGCGAGACTCTTCGAGCAATTTTTCCCTCAGTTCCGCTGTCTGTTTAGAAAAATACCGCTGTTGCCAAAAATAGGCCCCAGCCAATAAAAGTATCGTTATAATTCCGATAGTTAGAAGAATATTCCCCAAAAATAGGTCCATGTTGCATAGTATCCCTTTTAAAGATGCACTTTATCGTCTATTAACATAGGCAACGAGGACAGGATAGTCCTCTCTCGCAATAGATAAAACGAGGTCTTAATGGTTTTTCTTCAAGCGTGTCTCGGAATCACGACCATATTTACATTTTGCTGGCTTATCAGTGAAAAAAGAAAGCAAGTTGATATAAAAGCTGCTCTCATCGGATTGGCGGTGCAAGTTTTGGTTGCAGTAATCATTTCTGAGGTGGGCTTTATAAGAGCAGCATTTTTTTGGCTAGGCGATCTAGTTTTGGTTTTAAAAGAGGCGACACTCCAAGGAACCAGCTTCGTGTTTGGCTATATTGGCGGGGGGGAACATCCCTTTAATTTGAGAGAAGACGGTGCCAACACCTTTAGCCTTACTTTTCAGGCACTTCCCATGGTCTTTGTTGTCAGTGCTCTCTCCATGCTTTTGTTCTATTGGGGGATTTTGCCGGCTGTCGTGAGAGGGCTCTCGTGGGCTCTTCGAAGGACTCTCAATATCGGGGGCGCGTTGGGCGTTTGTGCTGCCGCAAAAGTATTCCTAGGACAAATGGAAGCGCCGCTTCTTATCCGCCCCTACATGAAAAGTCTTTCCAGGAGTGAGCTTTTTACGGTCATGACCCTTGGCATGGCAACCACATCTGGAACCGTTATGGCTCTCTATGCGACCATCCTAGAAACCGTCATTCCAAATGTGCTGGCTCATATTATCACGGCTTCAATCATCAGTATTCCAGCGGCCATTACGATTTCTAGGATTTTGGTTCCCCAAGTAGGCGAGCCAACCTCAGGAAAGCTGGTCATGCCTTATGAATTCAATAATTCCATGGATGCCCTGTCCAAAGGAACGGTAGATGGTATTCGCCTCTTCATTAACATTGTGGCTATGTTAATTGTCTTTGTGGCATTGGTAGCTTTGGTAAACAAAGTATTGGGATGTTTGCCTCAAGTCTATGGTGAAGATATAAACCTACAAAGAATTCTAGGAACTGTCTTAGCCCCTATTACTTGGCTTATGGGGATTCCGTGGGAAGAAGCCAAAGTGGCCGCCAGTCTTTTGGGCACCAAAACAATTTTGAATGAAATATACGCATTCGTAGAGCTTTCTCGACTTCCCGAAGGAGCTATTACCTCTCATACGCGTCTTATCATGCTGTATGCCCTTTGCGGTTTTGCCAACTTGTCCAGTTTAGGGATACAGATTGGGGGCTTGGGGGTCATAGCACCTGAAAGACGGAACGATGTCATTTCTCTGGGATTTAAGGCAATCTTGGCAGGTTCCTTGTCCACCATACTCAGTGGAACAATTATCGGGCTTCTTGCCGTATTTCATTAAAAGGATTGCCATGGCCGTGCCGCAAGAAGTTGAAGGAACTCCTTATATCCAAGACCTAAATGATGCACAGAAGCTGGCGGTGGAAACCACCGAGGGGCCTCTGTTGGTTTTAGCGGGCGCTGGAACTGGCAAAACCCGCGTTCTCACCACACGGCTTTCCCATATTCTTTTTCTTCAAAAAGCCTGGGCTTCTCAAGTTCTCGCCGTTACCTTCACCAACAAAGCCGCCCACGAGATGCGGGAACGTATTAGCCGAATTCTGGGGCGTGGTGTAGAAGGCTTGTGGCTTGGCACCTTTCATTCCATTTGTACGCGCATACTAAGGCGCCATGCCGAGCTTTTAGGGTTACATCCTTCTTTTACCATCCTGGATACGGATGATCAGTTACGGCTGATAAAACAGATTCTTCAAGCCTCAAATATTGATGATAAGAAAACGCCAGCCCGAGGGTACCTGGGGGCCATTAGCCGTTGGAAAGATAAAGGCCTGCGCCCCAATCAAGTTTCAACACCAGAGCTGGGCCATAATTCTCTTCCGCGTGTTCTTGAAATCTATGTCCAATACCAAGAGCGTTTAAAAACTCTGAATGCCGTAGATTTTGGAGACTTGCTTCTCCACTGTATAACGCTTTTTCTCGAAAATCCTGACATCTTGGAAACCTATCAAGATCAATTCCAATATATACTGGTGGATGAGTATCAAGATACGAACGTTGCCCAATATCTTTGGCTAAGACTTTTGGCTAAAAAAACACACAATATTTGCTGCGTCGGAGACGACGATCAATCAATATATGGTTGGCGTGGAGCAGAAGTAGGCAACATATTGAAATTTGAGAAGGATTTTCCAGGGGCAAAGATTGTTCGACTTGAACAAAATTATAGGTCAACTACACAGATTTTAGGGGCGGCCTCGGGACTCATTTCTCAGAATAAGGGGCGCTTGGGGAAAACCCTTTGGACAGATGTAAAAGAAGGTGAGCCAGTTCTTATTAAATGCTTGTGGGATGGACAAGAAGAAGCCCGGTGGGTGGGTGAAGAAATTGAGGCCATGCATGTAAAGAAGCATGCGCTTTCTGAAATGGCTATCTTAGTGCGTGCAGGATTCCAGACCCGTGAGTTTGAAGAGCGGTTTTTGACGTTGGGTGTCCCTTATAGGGTTGTGGGAGGCCTCCGCTTTTATGAGCGCATGGAAATTAGAGATGCCCTCGCCTATTTGCGGATCGTGACCCATCGCCAGGATAGCCTTGCCTTAGAGCGTATTATTAACACTCCAAAACGTGGCATTGGCCCTACGACGGTCAAGTCTCTCCATGAGGTTGCCCGGGATATGGGTATAAGCTTGTCAGAAGCCGCTCATCATGCTTGCAGAACCGGCCTAGTCAAGGGAAAAACCGGCGAAACTTTATCCCGATTGCTGCAGGATATAGATCGTTGGCGGAGTCTTTTGGACTCACAGGAACATACAGAGGTTGCGAAGATCATCCTCGATGAGTCTGGCTATACCAATATGTGGAAAACCGATAAGTCCCCTGATGCACCTGGACGCTTGGAAAACCTTAAAGAACTTATCGCAGCCTTGGGCGAGTTTGAGAATTTGCCAGGGTTTCTCGAGCACATCAGTCTGGTTATGGACAGTGTTACGAGCACACAAGATGACATGGTGACCATTATGACGGTCCACAGTGCCAAAGGTCTTGAATTTGAGACAGTCTTCCTGGCAGGCTGGGAAGAAGGGATCTTTCCCCATCAAAAGGCCATGAATGAATCAGGCATAGCTGGACTTGAAGAAGAGCGCCGTCTGGCCTATGTGGGCCTAACCAGGGCAAAAAAACGGGCCATTATAACCTGTGCGTCCCGGCGTCGCATGTATAATCAATGGCAAACCAGCCTCCCCTCCCGCTTTCTGAAAGAAATTCCAGAAGAATTTTCCTTGATGGAAAATGTTCAAACCCAGTACTCGCCTATGTCAGAGAGCTGGGGATCGACAACAGAGGACTATGTTCCAAAACCGAAGTTTAAGAGTGTAAGTCGTAAACTTTCAGCCCCAGCAGCGGACAGTCGGGTGGGTGAACGTGTTTTCCATCAAAAGTTTGGCTATGGGAAAATTATGCGTGTTGAAGGTGAATATGTCTCCGTTAACTTTGAAGCTGCGGGGATCAAGAAAGTTGTTTCCCAGTTTCTGGAAAAAACATGAGTCTTTTACAGCTGACTTTTGAACTTCTAGCCGAAAATCACAACCATATTGAACAAGTCCTCGAACCCCATATTATATCAATATCTAGTTTCGAAATTCCAGAGACCCTCAACATATGGTCTCTAGATGCCTTTTTTCAGGAACCTTCCAAGGGCCAGATTTTAGAAATTTTGGAGGCTGAATCCATTTCAGACTTCACCGTAAAAGTTGTACCGGATGTTAATTGGCTCCAGGAATCCTATAAAAGCTTTCCGCCCCTGACCATTGGAGATTATTTCATCTATGGATCCCACTATGAAGGGGATCTACCAAATGACAAACTTGCAATTATCTTGAATGCAGCCACTGCTTTTGGATCGGGAGAGCATCCAACAACAGCGGGTTGCCTCCAGTTTTTAAGTAATCTGAAAGACGAGATAAAAGTCGAAAGGCCTTTAGATATGGGTTGTGGCTCGGGAATTTTAGCCATAGCTATAGCGAAAGCTTGGAGCTCTAAGGTAATTGCGTGTGATATAGATCCCGAATCCGTCCGCATGACAGAGCAAAATGCCGTCGAGAATGATGTGGAAAATCTGATCCAGACTTTTGAAAGCAACGGCTATGACAATCCCCTTCTCCGAGAGGAGGCACCCTTTGACTTGATTGTTTCAAATATTTTGGCAAAGCCGCTCATAGAAATGGCTTCGGGGCTTTCAGCCAGTTTGGCACCAAACGGATTAGCCATATTGTCTGGCTTGTTAGAATCTCAGATGAAAGGTGTCACGGCTGCCCATGAGGCAGAGGGAGTAATGTTGGTTGAATCCATCTTCAAAGAGGGTTGGGCGACTCTTCTTATGAAACAGACTTAAGGGGTGGTTTACTGTGCTTGAGCATGGGGCCTGAATCCCCTTCCTTAAAATGTTTGCGACATGTGGCCACATAGAGTTCATTCCCCCCTACTTCCACTTGGGCGCCTTCTTGAACCTTTTTACCAGATTCACTGACACGCATGTTCATGGTGGCTTTGCGTCCACAATGACAGATGGTTTTGATTTCTGTAATATCTTCTGCAAGGGCCAATAAGTAATGGCTTCCCTCAAAAGTCTCGCCTTTAAAGTCGGTTCGGAGTCCATAAGTGAGAATAGGCATGCCAAAAGTATCTACGATATCTGTTAACTGATGGACTTGATCTTTGCTAAGGAACTGGGCCTCGTCTACAAGAACACACTTAATGGATCGTGTTTGGCACTGTTCAGATACGTAGTCAAAGAAATCAAAATCTTTACCAAAGGGGACCGCTTTTGAATCCAGACCAATCCTAGATGTAATGGTGCCGACTTCATATCGATCATCTAATATAGGGATAAACATAATTGTTTCCATGCCGCGTTCATTATAGTTATAGCTAGATTGAAGGAGAACTGTGGTTTTTCCTGCGTTCATTGCCGAATAATAAAAGTGTAATTTTGCCATGGATTGCCCTAATGCGTTAATGCTGTATGCAGACTTTCATACCCTATTGAAGCAGAGGCGTAAACGATTTTTATGCTGTTTTGGATGCCCTTTTCCATGGTGGCATTAGGACGATAATTTCTTTGTAAACGGGGCAGTTAGAGGCATGGGCCCCAGGAAGATAGCCTAAACTCATCAAGAATTCTCCCACAATTTCGGGGCCGGTAAAGAAAAATGTCTTTTTAAAAAGCTTCACCCATTCGTCTTTTGAGAGGGGATGATTGGTCAAAAGCCAATTAGAAAAAGAACCATGAGTCTTCGCCAAATCCAGGATCGTTCGGGCGTTCTTGATGGTTGCTTCAATTTTGAGGCGATTCCGGATAATGCCAGCATCCTGCATAAGCCTATCCATGTCCCCTCCTCCAAATTTAGCCACGACCCCGGGATCAAAGCCCTGAAAGGCCTCAAAGAAATTCTGACGTTTTTTAAGAATGGTGCTCCAGGAAAGGCCTGCTTGGAAGATTTCTAGACAAAGGCGCTCAAATAGAACCGAATCGTCAGTGATGGGGAATCCGTACTCCTTATCGTGATAAGGGCCATGAAGTGGATCGTTCTGGGCAATTTGGCAATAGGAAGACATGTATCAGTTCCGGAATGAGATGATATCAGATTCAATGATGAAGTAGACACAGAACCAAGCGACGGCTGAGACAAGCGTGGTGATCAATAGCTTCAACTTAAGTTGCGGCTTTTTGGGAGCACTGTCAGCAAACCCAGGTGTGGGCTTTTCTTCAACTTGAATGCCCCAGGGGAGCACCATGAAAAAGGTAAGCCACCAAAGCATTTGATAGACGACGATGCCAGTTACGATATTCACAAAATTATCTCCAAATGAAATCTGTGCCCAGCATACATAAGCTAGATGAAAATGTTAGGGGTTATTTGGGAGTCTTTTCCTCTAACTCGACCAAAACACCGCAAAAGTCTTTCGGATGAAGAAAGAGAACGGGGTTGCCCTGGGCGCCAATCTTAGATTCCCCGTCACCCAGTACTTCCTTGCCGGTTTCCTGAAGAGAGGCTACCGTTTTTGCAAGATCTGGTTCTACAAAGCAAATGTGATGCAAGCCTCCTTGAGGATGGCGTTGGAGAAAGTTACTGAGGGGCGATGTGTCTCCTAGTGGTTCCAAGAATTCGATTTTGGTATTCTCATATTCCAGAAAGGCCACGCGGACGCCATGATCGGGCAGCTCTTTTGGCTCAGAGGCCGTGCCTTGAAAGCTTTCTTGGTATATTCGGAGGGCTTCTTTGAGATCGGGCACTGCGATGGCGATATGGTCAATGCGTCTGGACATGGGCTTAGTTTATGCGCACAACGTGGACTTCGGTGAGGGGCTTTTTGCCCAGGCGTTGGTTGACGGCCCGTCGTAAGGCAACGCGCGTGGCTTCTTCTATGGCTGAGTCCCTTTCCCTTTTATGGGGCGGCAGTTCGTCTAAGCTTCTAGAAATTTCTCGTACAATGTCTGTATAGAGGCGTTTAGCCCTTTCTTCTGTCTCCGTTTCACTGATAACACCATGGAGGGTGATCTGGGGATCTTCAGCTAGTTCTTCTTGGCGGTCGAACACAAGGGTGACAACGGCGGTGCCGTGGACCGACATACGCTTTCGTTCTCGGAGGACCAGGCTATTGGATGACACCAGAACGCTGCCATCTAAGGCCAGTTGTCCAGCTGTCACTTGATCAATGATTTTGGTTTCACCAGGGGCTAGTTTCACCACGGATCCATTGCAGGGAACGATGGCATTTTTGATGCCGCATTCTTCCGCAAAACGGGCATGCTCTCGCAAGTGGCGGGGTTCTCCATGGACTGGGATGGCAACCTTTGGTTTGATCCATTCGTACATTTCGCGCAATTCATCTCGAGCCGGATGACCGGAGACGTGGATTTTCGTTTTGCCCAGCAGCTTATTTTGAACCACAATTTCAGCCCCCAAACGAACCAGCGTGTTCATAAGGGCAGAGATGCGTTTTTCGTTGCCAGGGATGATGCGAGAGGAAAATATAACCACATCGCCATGTTCAATATGAAACGATCGGTGTTGCTGATGGGCTATGCGATTTAAAGCGGCCCGGGACTCTCCTTGGCTGCCTGTTGAAATAAGAACCAGCTTATCTCTTGGCACGCTTTGTGCTTCTTGGTGAGAGATAAAGGGGGCAACATTTTTCAGATAGCCCAAAGAGCGTGCGGCATAGTTCATTCTGTCAAGGGAGCGTCCCACGAGCGTCACCTTACGGCCCAGTTTTTGGGCTGCTGTGGCAATGCTTTCTAGGCGGGCCACGTTAGAGGCAAAGGACGCAACCACAATCATAGAGTCTTTGTAGCGTCCCATGACGTCTATGAGTCCTTCTTGCACTTCGCCCTCTGAGCCCGAATTATCTGGCTCAAATACATTGGTTGAATCACAGACCATGGCCAAGACGCCCTCTTTGCCAAGTTTGCGTAGGGCTTTTTCATCGGGCTGTGAGCCGATGATAGGATCTGGATCAAGTTTCCAATCACCCGTATGAAGCACGGTTCCCAGTGGGGTTTTGATGGCAACGCCATTGGGCTCTGGAATAGAGTGAGTCAAAGTAATTAGATTGATATTAAAGGGCCCGATATCGACAGTTCCGGATAAGGGTATTTCGATAATTTTTGCCTTTTTCAAGAGGCCAACATCATCAAGTTTTCTGCGGACAAGATCCACCGTGAATGGCGTTGCATAGATGGGACACTGGAGATACTTCCACAAATAAGGAACGGCGCCAATGTGATCTTCGTGGGCATGGGTTAATAACAGCCCGGCCAGATCATCTTTTCGATCGATGATAAACTCTGGATCTGGCGTAAAGACTTCGACGCCCAGGGCTTCTCCAAAGGTAACGCCCAAATCGACCATCAGCC is drawn from Alphaproteobacteria bacterium and contains these coding sequences:
- a CDS encoding AAA family ATPase, coding for MKPHEIPSLSNAKRIYVLGCAGSGKSTTARKLHKILKLPVAHLDVEYWKPGWVEPTDAEWRIHLKKLVSQKTWIMDGSHVSRADITFPEADIIIFLNVPRYKCLWRVIKRRIVHRKTPRSDIPVHCPERLTWKFLKWIWNYDQTKTQRIFKAVEVYSHDHKFFVIKNNSELHDLLSN
- a CDS encoding GNAT family N-acetyltransferase, yielding MTAITVRPANSKDIDGIVKAHIAGWQSTYEDYIDSAILKRMTFAKLRPFREKILEKGTQQCFVAMAQDKVVGFIDVGPARDLKHLAPGELYAIYILVSYQRQNIGKTLMDAGKDWFKNHNYSSFYTLALEENAKAQKFYESQGGIRSEVTLNPKIGRKVHTELCYLWKDF
- the rmuC gene encoding DNA recombination protein RmuC, which translates into the protein MDLFLGNILLTIGIITILLLAGAYFWQQRYFSKQTAELREKLLEESRSKFEAEAKTTQFQENQKHLSDTFRALSADALQKNNQSFMDLAKTTLEKFQTQAQSDLKLRQNSISEMMTPMKESLKNVDTKIQDLEKARVGAYAGLKQQVHDLLLSQKELRSETSNLVKALRTPHVRGRWGEMQLRRVVEMAGMQAHCDFVEQVTVHDEDKRLRPDMVVNMPGGKKIIIDAKAPLSAYLEAIEADDDGVRLQAMKNHVRQIRTHITALSSRAYWDQFEESPEFVVLFLPGEPFFSAALEQDPTLIEVGVEQRVIIATPTTLISLLRAASYGWRQERLEDNAREISELGKELYKRLSDMGNHMGRLGRSLGGAVESYNQTVGTMERRVLVSARKFKDLGATAESNSIDDIPTLTNTPRTLEAPEVTEQPKPKLEKASGD
- a CDS encoding nucleoside:proton symporter, producing the protein MVFLQACLGITTIFTFCWLISEKRKQVDIKAALIGLAVQVLVAVIISEVGFIRAAFFWLGDLVLVLKEATLQGTSFVFGYIGGGEHPFNLREDGANTFSLTFQALPMVFVVSALSMLLFYWGILPAVVRGLSWALRRTLNIGGALGVCAAAKVFLGQMEAPLLIRPYMKSLSRSELFTVMTLGMATTSGTVMALYATILETVIPNVLAHIITASIISIPAAITISRILVPQVGEPTSGKLVMPYEFNNSMDALSKGTVDGIRLFINIVAMLIVFVALVALVNKVLGCLPQVYGEDINLQRILGTVLAPITWLMGIPWEEAKVAASLLGTKTILNEIYAFVELSRLPEGAITSHTRLIMLYALCGFANLSSLGIQIGGLGVIAPERRNDVISLGFKAILAGSLSTILSGTIIGLLAVFH
- a CDS encoding UvrD-helicase domain-containing protein; the protein is MAVPQEVEGTPYIQDLNDAQKLAVETTEGPLLVLAGAGTGKTRVLTTRLSHILFLQKAWASQVLAVTFTNKAAHEMRERISRILGRGVEGLWLGTFHSICTRILRRHAELLGLHPSFTILDTDDQLRLIKQILQASNIDDKKTPARGYLGAISRWKDKGLRPNQVSTPELGHNSLPRVLEIYVQYQERLKTLNAVDFGDLLLHCITLFLENPDILETYQDQFQYILVDEYQDTNVAQYLWLRLLAKKTHNICCVGDDDQSIYGWRGAEVGNILKFEKDFPGAKIVRLEQNYRSTTQILGAASGLISQNKGRLGKTLWTDVKEGEPVLIKCLWDGQEEARWVGEEIEAMHVKKHALSEMAILVRAGFQTREFEERFLTLGVPYRVVGGLRFYERMEIRDALAYLRIVTHRQDSLALERIINTPKRGIGPTTVKSLHEVARDMGISLSEAAHHACRTGLVKGKTGETLSRLLQDIDRWRSLLDSQEHTEVAKIILDESGYTNMWKTDKSPDAPGRLENLKELIAALGEFENLPGFLEHISLVMDSVTSTQDDMVTIMTVHSAKGLEFETVFLAGWEEGIFPHQKAMNESGIAGLEEERRLAYVGLTRAKKRAIITCASRRRMYNQWQTSLPSRFLKEIPEEFSLMENVQTQYSPMSESWGSTTEDYVPKPKFKSVSRKLSAPAADSRVGERVFHQKFGYGKIMRVEGEYVSVNFEAAGIKKVVSQFLEKT
- a CDS encoding methyltransferase, translated to MSLLQLTFELLAENHNHIEQVLEPHIISISSFEIPETLNIWSLDAFFQEPSKGQILEILEAESISDFTVKVVPDVNWLQESYKSFPPLTIGDYFIYGSHYEGDLPNDKLAIILNAATAFGSGEHPTTAGCLQFLSNLKDEIKVERPLDMGCGSGILAIAIAKAWSSKVIACDIDPESVRMTEQNAVENDVENLIQTFESNGYDNPLLREEAPFDLIVSNILAKPLIEMASGLSASLAPNGLAILSGLLESQMKGVTAAHEAEGVMLVESIFKEGWATLLMKQT
- a CDS encoding thymidine kinase; the protein is MAKLHFYYSAMNAGKTTVLLQSSYNYNERGMETIMFIPILDDRYEVGTITSRIGLDSKAVPFGKDFDFFDYVSEQCQTRSIKCVLVDEAQFLSKDQVHQLTDIVDTFGMPILTYGLRTDFKGETFEGSHYLLALAEDITEIKTICHCGRKATMNMRVSESGKKVQEGAQVEVGGNELYVATCRKHFKEGDSGPMLKHSKPPLKSVS
- a CDS encoding DNA-3-methyladenine glycosylase I, with the protein product MSSYCQIAQNDPLHGPYHDKEYGFPITDDSVLFERLCLEIFQAGLSWSTILKKRQNFFEAFQGFDPGVVAKFGGGDMDRLMQDAGIIRNRLKIEATIKNARTILDLAKTHGSFSNWLLTNHPLSKDEWVKLFKKTFFFTGPEIVGEFLMSLGYLPGAHASNCPVYKEIIVLMPPWKRASKTA
- a CDS encoding DUF1467 family protein — translated: MNIVTGIVVYQMLWWLTFFMVLPWGIQVEEKPTPGFADSAPKKPQLKLKLLITTLVSAVAWFCVYFIIESDIISFRN
- the mce gene encoding methylmalonyl-CoA epimerase, yielding MSRRIDHIAIAVPDLKEALRIYQESFQGTASEPKELPDHGVRVAFLEYENTKIEFLEPLGDTSPLSNFLQRHPQGGLHHICFVEPDLAKTVASLQETGKEVLGDGESKIGAQGNPVLFLHPKDFCGVLVELEEKTPK